The Tripterygium wilfordii isolate XIE 37 chromosome 1, ASM1340144v1, whole genome shotgun sequence sequence TACGCATATAATGCACAATATCCTGTTTTCATATGCAAAGAAGAGGGGCGAATTTTAATTTCGCATAAAGAAATATGATTTTTCTTGCAAATGAACTTGAGAAAAAATGCGATTTCGAGTAACCACCCTACCTGACACCCAGTACTATGTCCAAGTAGAACCACACCCTCGGAATTTTCTTTGTTGATTAGAAAACTTATCAGCTGATCAAGCTCCATAGCATCCTTCAAGACACAAGAAATGGTGGCTTAATATGTTAGAGGCAAACTGTTTAAAagtgaaaatcaaattcaaagatAAAAGGTCGGAGGAAAGACCAAGGTTCATTTATTCtaaatattgaaaatttgaCATTGAAGGAAAAAGTATGTAGCAGAGTGAGCTATACTAAAAGGTCTGAAATCATAGCATTATCAGAATTTCTCCCATTCATCTAAAACATCTGAATAGACTTTCTCCAATTGGCCACTATACAGTGAGGGAAGCACCTTGAGCAGGACCCTTTGAACAAGGAATCAAATTACCTTCAAACCAATTTCCTCTCTGCTGAAACTGTCTGCCATTCTTAATGGTAAAGGGATAGGATAATTCTCTACAGATGAAGGATTAAAGAGGTCTAAGCGGGGAGATGAACAAATATAGTTATTCAACTTGTTTGCCCATTGTTTGAGGGCTAAACGTCTGAGAGAGGGTTCATGGCAGGAGTCATAATACAATTGGCTTATGTAGACAGTATGCATTCACTCAATAAACTTACTGCTAGTATGAGATGAAAGTAATGACATCAGAATTTGTAATCAATCTCCCATCAAACTCTCTACACAAGTTCACTTCTAAATTTTGGGTATCATaaaccatcatcatcatttgaAACTATTTTTAAAAGCTATTGTGTATTGTTTTCTCGCAACATATGGCTAAATGAAACTTCTCGCCAACACGTTTGGGTGATGGCAACGCACTGACACACTTGTGCATGAAAGCACCTCTAGTCTTTCACATTTTTCCTTTGGCAATATCTTAGAAGTAGAACTCAGCTCATGCACCAAAGCAGCTAGCAAAACTGTGGCTAATGCTGTAACGAGAAGATTTTAATAATGTTGCCCTCAGAGTGGCTCTCTAACTAAGAATTCAATAAAACTCATGTAACACCAAATAAAAGAATGATTGAAATAAGATAATGGAAATACTGAAATGGTTTGCTACAGACAGAAAACATTTGACACCAAGTCAATTTTACCTCTTGCAAGCTGGAGGTGCCATACCCGCTATATGATGACGAAAGAAGCAGCTGAACCAGCGACCATTTCTCTCTGTCCAAAGCCATTGCAAGGGGTTCCAAGTAGCTGCAAAGTAGATGAAGAAAGTGAGCTTTGAAATTAGAAGACTCTAGACATTCTTCCAGTCGTTAGGTCCATATGAAAAGATTGGGACCTGAGTAAACTAGTGTAGAGAATGAAGCTGATAAAAAACATTTGCCAGAATACATATTCATTTCACAGCTAACAGGATAACTAACACAATATGTTCAATAATGTTAGGTGtattaataattcaaaaaaaaaaaaaaaactggacgTACTCTGTTGCCAGAAAACCATCTGTCAGCCCACCAATAAATATAACCTGTTGTTTATAATCACCCGTTTTAAATGCAACCTGCACGGTAAGGGTACAACATTCTTACTGATGTGACAAAAAAAGAGTAGAAGTTCAATATTCAACAAACACAGCAATGGGACCTAAACTataaagagaaaaaggaaatgcaGACAGGAAACAACCTCATAAACATTAGTGTTACTCGCGGTCAAGACTCAAGATCATTCATGGGAGTTTCTTTCACAAATCAGAAGAAAATGATGGTGCACCATACCATGTGATACAGTCTAAACTATGGAGGACATACGGAAATGAAACTTGCACGTGGATGACATCAAATCCATCTATCATTCAAACCTAATTTCAATGAATAGAAATCCCAAAGTTAATGATCCTAATTATCTAGAATTAGAAAGCACCGGTTTGTGCTGGTCTAAAATATGAGGGCATTACGAAGAtaatctattcacctcttttaCTTTCATGTTAGTTGTTGCTGGATATTGTACATTATCTTATCCAAAAAAACTGGTATCTACTTGCTATCTTGCCAGAAATttatgaaattaatttaaatatatcAATTTCAATTTGACGATAAATTGTACTGAGTGGAAAAAATTTCAGTTACATAGTTAAGGCAAGGTAAATGCGAAACCTCTCCATGGAGTTGGGCCACTGCATTTTCGCCATCTTAACCAGTTGGCAGATATACTAGTCATGAAAAGGCAACATCTTGGTGCtccctcaataaaatttctatTGCATTTTTGGCTACTAAGCTCTTGTATGAACTAGTTCTTAGCTTAAACCTTCTCCATTAGGACAACATTATCAAACTTTTCATTATCCATTGAACATAAACTGTCAGGTAAAAGGAGCTAGTTCCCCTAAGAAAAGAACTAGTTCCAGTTATTCATCAACAAATACCATCCAAAAACCAACTTTCAATAAGTCAGTCAATCACTTCTGAGATTGTCATGCCCCATTCCAAAAGTACTGAACAAATCCAGATTAGTTTACGAAAATAATTCAcggaagagaaaaaagaaacagagacTGGAATGCAAAAGTAATCGCTTCTCCACACACCTTTTCTTCATCTAAACAACTAAACCAAATTATTTGGAGGTGATTACCTGTATTGGCTTGGGCCCGTACTTGAAGAGAATGCCTCGATATTGGTTCTTGGCCTTGATTGGGCCCGCACTCTCAATCGGTACGGCGTTGTTGTTTGACATCTTCACACTGGAAGACCTACTGATGCGGCCGCGAACGATGCCAGAGAACCACGAGGTCGAAGAAGAAGCGGTTGCAGTTGGCGACGATGCGGATGAGGCGAGTGAACTGGAGGATGAGAGTGACATATCTTGCCTCAATTCATCTACGTTGGGACGCCATTTCATCCACAGCTCTTTGATTTTCTGAATATCACGATAGAAAGATCTGAATCTGACGAACAGAGATCGAATAATTGGCCAAATCGAGTCGTTGGTGCAGCGAATTGAAGTTCTTTCTCTTCATCTACTGGTTCGCTCACCAACTGAGCTGTTACTAGCGAGTTGCAAAGTGAGGCACCGGTCCACGCGCATTGACCGGCGCGTATCACTGTTCCACGGGCACAATATAAGTGGATTTGGACATGCGTTGTGAGCTCAAATCGAAAACGATATCAGGCCCATTGGATATCCAAACTAGTTGAAAGGCCAATGAAATTTACTACAAGCCCATTACATTATCTAATATGAATTTCGGCCTAAATTGGTCCCAAATACAAAAGCCCAAAACTCCTTGCCAACAAGAAACCCAACTACTTATGTATTTATGGTTTACTTTTCGGAGTTGAGACTTAGACACGAGTTTATGCTTCATATCTAATGCTGAAAAAAGTCAgacattttaaaaatgaaaaaataaaatgtggTGTGGTGTTATGTGATACACCTTCTAAATCATTGGATTAAAATATACACTCTCATATTCTACGGAGCGGGATGGCAGAATTGATAACACTTTCAAAGAACCATAATATATGGACTTATAGGTCTCAAAGACATTTTTATTATAGTAGTAGGTTGTTAGTGGTGTGCTTTCCTATTCCGACCTGCCAAAAAGAGACAATTGTGTGTTTTGGGCATTATGTATTTATGTGTGATGCCCTACCACACACATTagcatcaacaacaaaaaatgacTTTGAACCGTAGCCTAGGATTGTTTGGGCTTTCAGGCGACTAGGATGACTTGTATTTCATCGATTTTATGAATATAacgatatctttttttttttatgaaacaaaaatcaaatttaatatgaaaatgAGATTATAATTCTGGATCGCTGGATATAAAATCAAAACTTTCTATGTCCCTTTTGatgtcaatttgatttttgttcccaaaaaaaaaaaaaaccattggaATGTaaactgataaaaaaaaacaagatcataatttttttaaaaaaaaattaattaaatgcaTCTGTGATAAAATTACAGCGGGTTTACAGCAGACCCTCAAGGAATCGATTgtttgggggaaaaaaaaagtcccaCTATATATCTCAATGAAAAATTATCAATGCCCTACTTTAGGGTTGGCTTTATCAAAAGCCATGTCTTCTGGCATTCGTAGGCCTCTTAATAGAAAATGAAGCATACCTCTTTTGGGTCTCCCTAAATCCTGCTCTTGCCCAACGCAGAAAATATATTTCCTCTGAATGTGAGAGAACTCCAGTCCTGGAGCACAATGAGAAGCACAGtagagttgtttttttttttccttccctttccctacgagccagaaaaaataataaagttttGAATAAGAAACTGAACTCCAACATATAATAAGGAGAAATGGCATGATCCATTGACTTACGAAGAGTAAGACATTAGACGAAGAAACAACCTTGGAATTTTCGAAATATGCATGGAAAATTGATGTCATCAAGAATCATCAACAGAACATTGTGGGCTCAAACGAAGAAACCACCTTAGAATAAAATTAGATTAACGTATAATATACCTCAACTTCTAAGTCTTCATGTCTATTATATATCATATTAAATAGAGGTTCCACATGGTACAAGTAGTGCCAAAACTTATATAAGAAAAAATTTTATGGTATAACCCCTCCATCACTGAAGATTGAAGCCACAGGTTCACCCTTAAGTGAACCCTATAGAacaaaagaacagaaaaaaaaCCCTTCTATGTAGTCTAAGTGTATAACAGTGTAACCGTCACAAAAGCCCGAGTCCATTCACACTGTAGACAGTATTGGGACAACAGAAGGTTCAGAATCATATAGTGATGGTATTTATAGTTGACTGACTTCCAAATTCATCAACCCATCTACGGAAAACAAGAATTGGggcttcttctcttcctcttccttttcCCCACCTTTTGTTCAAACGGACTACAGGCAAGACATTAATGTTTTTAGATCACGTGTGTGTCAACAGAGGCAGGATAAAGCATCAGAATAAGTTGATTTTCATTTCAGTAAAGAATATGAACAGATTCCGGTTGACCAAAGAGATCTCAAACATCTCCTAGCATTTAACCAATGATGTTAATACTGCAAGTAGATTTTTCATGTCAACAGACTATGCAATAGATAAAAACAGCTTGTAACGTATCATAGATTCATCTCCCAGCATTTGgcacaaaatttttgaagaataCATTGATGAACCAAGAAGGTGCAGCATAACTATGGAGAATGACATATAATGATAATATAATCACGGAATTCGCTAACAAACCTCATTGGCCTCCTTCCTCACCTTTAGctattcattttcttcatttggaGGATAAACCTCTACCCATACATTCAACTTGAGAATATGTGATCAATGGTCAAGAAATAACCGCCCACAATCATGAAAGAAGCAAGCCCACTACGAGCCATCCGCAACCAAATCCCACGGAACAATAGATTCCTGTCAGAAGGGTGGATCCCTGTGACTCTCTCAAATCTATTCCCAGGTCTATTCCACTTGAGAAACTTCCTTTCCATGGAAATATACTGCAGCAATGAAATTACATTAAGGGGAATCAAAACAGAGGCACAGCTGTTCATATCATAATATTCGGAACTGCAACCAGGATGTtagttttaaattaaaattggaAAGAGTGCAAACTGGGATATACACTTGAGCAATAGAAATACTTTTATGACAAAAAcatatagaataaaaaatattcaactTTCATATGGTAGTCAGAGTTGTTCCAATTAAGGCACTTTATTTTCTCTTACGTCCACTTCAAACAAGAAGGTAGCAGTTCATATATGGAATAAGAATTTAATGATTTTAATCCTTAGCACAATAAAGTCATTATGAAGCAAAGAACCACGTTTGCTTCCCTTTTCCACAATAGCCAAGGAGTTTATAGTGCTACCTGAATTTGGTGGATTTGCGTGCATTCTACTGAATACTTGCAATTTAAAAACCTTCTTTCCTTACAATGACACAAACCTAGCTTAGCTGTTATTTAAGGCAGAATATTTTTTACAAGCCATAATGTACTTCAACATCAAAAAGCAAACTCAGCATGCCTGTGGAATTGAGCAAGAAAGATGTAGTAGCCACTGCAAAGTTGTTAACAGCGTCAACGCATTTTGACCACCTACAGGGGCTACGGGCATCAATAGGATCaataggaactcagaaatggtCAGACAAGAAAGATCATTCTAACAGTCACCATGACAGACAGATTCAAAGGCTACCATAGCCATCAACATGATACCATTTAAGTGAATAGAATAGgattttcaaattaaatttcattgttaaCATACCTTTGGCAACACAGTACATTGAGATCGAACTTTGGCAGTGTCGAAACAATGAGATCCTGCAGCTGCAACTGAGCCTGAAAATCCAGCTGCAAGACTAACAGCTAATGGCGCCAGTGGGCCAATTTCTTCATCAAATCTGAGAGAAAAGCAAGGATCCTGttttg is a genomic window containing:
- the LOC119999595 gene encoding UPF0613 protein PB24D3.06c-like, whose translation is MKWRPNVDELRQDMSLSSSSSLASSASSPTATASSSTSWFSGIVRGRISRSSSVKMSNNNAVPIESAGPIKAKNQYRGILFKYGPKPIQVAFKTGDYKQQVIFIGGLTDGFLATDYLEPLAMALDREKWSLVQLLLSSSYSGYGTSSLQEDAMELDQLISFLINKENSEGVVLLGHSTGCQDIVHYMRTNAACSRAVRAAILQAPVSDREYRATLPETAAMIDLASSMIAEGRGSELMPREADLSPITAYRFHSLCAYMGDDDLFSSDLTDDQLRMRLGHMSNTPCQVIFSMADEYVPEYVDKKALVERLCRAMGGAEKVEIEHGNHSLSNRVGEAVQAIIDFVKIDGPKGWDDPWN